ACATGACAAAACAGATCAAAATCAAGTACTATAAAGGTTTTTGAGTATCACAGATGGTAAAAAAAACATCACATGAACTTGGTAGAATTGATATTGTATGGAAGTTTGATCTGCAAATCATAAGATATCTTTGATTATCCCAACATAAAATTTCcctcaaaaacaaaaagacctCCCATTTGTTCTCTCTTCAAATAAAACGATCCAAAACATTATTGAGAGACAACACTagctatatgtgtgtgtgtgtatatgtatatatattaacaaatatatacacacacacacacacacatatagctAGGTAGATTCATTCAAAAGTGCCCCACTCCATAGCCGTAGGCAGGATGAAAGCCAGAACCAGAAGGATCAGCTCCACTGGCATTGTTAGCAGCAAATAAGGGGTTGGACGACGTCGTTCCTTGGGCAGAATATCCAGAAAGAAATGTTGAGGAAGAAGGAAATGTCCCAGCAATCGCAGCATGCTTCTCCTTCATACAGTTGCAAACAGTATTGTAAAGCTCCCTTAGCGACGCGTCCATTTTCTGTACATCTTCACAGCTAAGCTCCTCAATAGGAGCCTCCCACCAGCCCTTGTCGTCTCCCGGTCTTGCCTTTGTCAACTTTTGGAGCTCctttcctctctccctctcaactTCCAGTTGGCTAACGAGCTCGGTGTACTGCTGGCTGAGCTCGTTTATTCTCACTCGCCGGTGAGCCTCAACGAGCGGGTGGGTTCTGTCACCATGCGGATCAGGGTTTTGATTCAGGAAACGGCTGGTCACTGACTCGACAGAAGGGTGACCAAATGAAAAGGGTTTTCCGGCTGGTGAGAAGACAACCACTGCCACCTCAGCACCGCACAGGGTGGCCAGCTCGCTTGCTTTTTTGTAGACACCAGATCTGCGTTTTGAGAAAGTGATTAGGCGGTCATCTTCATTCTCTATTCTCTTCATCTCGATCTTCTGTCTTCCCCTAGTCCTTTTGCCCTCCACTGCCATAACTCCTGCAGAAAACACGAGAGAAAGTGAGTTTGGCCTTTTGTATGTCTTGAACTGATGGCCCTTCTGGTTAATTGGTTGAAGGTGTTTATATAGAAAAAGGGAAAACTTgggcaattaattaattaaattgtttgtGAGTCCGTACGTATAGTAATTCTCCCTTTCAAGTTGCCCTTTTCATAGTAGTACTGTCTTAATGCATGCAGAATGAATGGTTTTCGTTGGCACTTTTAATTCTGTTTACCCATGTCATCATGAGATATTAATTATGTTGCTTCTGTCTTTCCCACCTGGAATAAATGTTCATTTCTGCACAGTTCATTATCTTATACATGCgcgcatctctctctctctctctctctctcttcataaTCCCACGTATATACGTACGACTACTCCCACTCAATTCaagtagtacgtacgtactactcATGGTATAACATATACAACCTTCTAATTGTAAGAGTTAAAAAtccttaattaatataatatttatatgagtttATGTTAACctaaataaaagattttatattaTGAGTTATATATGGAACTAATTAAATGCCCTTTTTTCAGAATATGCTGCTGCACAAAAGAGCAAAGGCAGTGTTTGCAGGGTCTGTGATAAGTTGCAGTAGGGAAGATAAATGGGAAAATCCTGATATTAAGGCTAATTGGGATATATGCATATGTGAATGCTTCTCTTAATAAATTGGGTATTAATTGGGGTGGTTTTAAGGGATGATGAAGGGGAGGTTCTGGCTTTCTTGAATTGATCTGGGGTGGACTAGTGCTTGCAAGATCCTTCGGTTAATGGGGAAGCTTTAGCACTGAGAAGGGCTGTTTTGCTTTGTGGTGAGCTTGGTTTCAAGATTGTACTAGAAGGGGATTCACAAGTTATAGTCAAGGCTGCCAACAGTAGTGAATCTCTCTTTGCAGATTATGGGAATGTGGTGGATGAGGTGATCAGAGGTCTACTAAAAACCAGAGTGGATTGGAAGGTGAGCGAGGTTTGTACATAGGAAGGCCAATAACGTTGCTCATAAGCTTGCTAGATTAGCTTTCAATTTTCCTATAGAAAGGGTTTGGATTGAAGaaggccctatagagtttttttaatacattacaGCAGGAGAAATATTGTAATGAGTGACTATGTACGTAAATGATATGAATGAGAATTGAGGTatacttttcaaaaattaaaaaaaaatgaccttttttgttttctttgacgATCAAAAAACCAATTTAACTTATTGTTAGATCAATTCTCTAACGTCATTAACTTtgataattaaagagaaatatgttaattatttttcatattattttaagagaTTCAATATTATTGTAGTGGTGATCATGGAGTATCAAGATCCttgagaaatatatattgatagttttgataatattaaaaatattttacacttAGACCTTTGGCCTCGTCGATCATGTTGAGACTTCTCATGATCTCTGATCTCACCCTAGCTCTTGGTGATGCATGTAGATCATGCGTTGAGCCGTCACCCTACCATGCATGAGTTTGTGTCTCCTTCCAGCTTCTCTTACTATATATTCTCCTTTCAATCTCCCCGAATATTCTATTTGCGGCTCTTTGTTTTGCTAtctcttttgcttttgcttcATTTACTTAACCTATTTCGGGAGTTTTAATCGCTTCTTCGCATTTAGAGGACGTCTAGGGTGAGGGCCGACCGTCGGTAAGTAGTAGATCTtataatcactacaagaaaaatggatttttgtgactatttaattgcgacgaaaatgttatttgtgatcaaaacatactcattttagttgtaaatagtcatttcgctgaaATTAAATGgttacaaataaacaattttcttgtagtgaatcgACGACCATCCATCCCGTATCCATCATGGAAGGGAAATTCTCTCAACTATTATAGGgagtaaaaattttatttgcaatgaaactatatatgcaattttattaataaatatagataaaaggaaaaaatatattattttaaaaaatatattattataattttaaattttttttaaacataatcgTATAGACTTAcatgaacattttttatttgagaactGTACGTAGACTAACTAGATCGGCCTCTCTTCTATTGGTTCATTCCTTTTCTAAATCtgattttgtttaatattttttacacgtTCCAGCCTAATCAATTGTGTCATGAGTTGCACAtaaatttcttcctttttcaaatttattatggAAAGCTATTGCTTCCAAAGAATCGCTTTTTAAGACGGTTCGTTTGGTctaattttagacatattttaaaatCGAATCGATATTATACCGgttataaaatttgaagaatcgATGTTGCATTGATTGTATCTTTAaattggtattttttattttattgaattcgGTCTAATTCAATCcgattttttcaatatattatatattatataatatataaatatatattatagtatataataatacattataatatattataatatataatgatatagtattagtataattattaataaaatagattataatgataatatatagttatttatataggactttaaaatttattattatattaatcagtaattatcatataatacaaaattattttatatataattatatataatataaaaaatattttatacaatataaaaaatcaaaatatatacatatgaacCAGTCTagtgttagaaaaagaaaaatcggaaTCAGATCgattttgattgattttgagaaaaatgaaactagTATCGGACTGAACTGAACCTAGTACTGGATCCAACCCACTAGCTCGGTCTGATTTATTggtgaaattgatttttttttcactcgcTTTTTTTAATCGACATGTTCAAactttattagttttttaaatttattatagaGAGCTCGTTccatagataaaattttatgattatataccAGTTTATAATATCCAATCAAAACCCTAAGAgcttggcaatggcctagccatttgCCAATGCAAGTTCAAATTAAAGAGGGAAAGTGTAAAAAAACTCCAGCATTGGCCTAGCTAAACTTACAAAGTTTAACATATCTGCTACAGTAATTGTTAGCAGCTCGCCAAGTATGGAGAGCGACTGTTTACAcaccaaattaattttttatcatttctctgcCCGCTCTTTCATTCCCTcggtttttttcttcttcatctcaaaaCCCTCgtttcttctatatttttttatttctcccGAAACTGTCTTCGCTCCTTTCTTCTCCGCAAGAAATTTTCCTTCAGCCCCATTCTTCCCCAGCCCGCAGCGTCCCCTTCTCTCCAGTGGTCACATTCTCCAGCCAAAAGCCGTCGTCTTCGTGGTCTTCAACGTAAGTCTCTCTTCCTCACTCTTCTTTCCCTCTTCTCCATGCcgtctcttctctccctcttctccgaTTCTTCAACGTAAATCACCTGCCAATTTGCTACCCAGGACAAATAATTATTGAATCGGCTTGGCTCCACGAATCGTCCAGAAGGCACTACAAATTCATCCACAAATCGGCTGGGCTCTACCCTATACAACATCCACGAAACGTAAGTACGGCTGGATCTctgaaaattaagtaaattcTAAGATTAATATGTATAACTACTGGCTAGGCTGCATATATCTGTGCATATGGGTTAAGAACAGTGTCGTGATCAGGGTACGCCCATAAATTAATGCCATGATCAGCTCGATCGAGCTGTAATCTGCCATCAAGTTGTATATATAGTCTTTGGACCACcagattaaattaattgagagCTAGTTAATCAAACAGAAGATCAGAGGCCTCTTACTTGATATTCATGCTCATTGCTCATGGATTTTTGGTGATCTTCCAGCatcatcacacacacacacacacacatatatatgaaatatccACCTCCAAAGTTTTAATACTCTGATGAactatatacacacacatatatacaaataaaaaattatattttgctaGTCAGTACTAATTATATTCAATCTAGGTCCATAATGAAGTCATGAAGTAGAACTACACAAATGCATGTTCTACTAATTTAATAATGTGGTTCACCTTGAGATAAGGGAATTGACtttgttgggtttgtttttttttgtgaatgatTGGTGTCTGTTTGGTGTATAATATGCTGCTATTTATATTGGATAGTCCTAGAAAAGTGGCTGCAGGTGGTTGTTTGATGCAGTTTAGTGGTGAATCAAGTGTCTTATTATAGTGGAGCTCTTATTTGTTTCTTGAGTGTatggtttttaattaattttgcatGCTACTACTGGTTTCAAGAGTGAAGATGAAAATACCAACCCTGTTTGTTGTCTAGAAATGGGCATTTTTCTGTTTGCTGAcctgaagaaaaatatttaaaacatatatatcccatctcattttcatGTGTGAAGATATGTGTGTAAATACGTCTGAAGACATGTGTGAAGATATGTAAAGAAACTGTAGGAAAGAAAGTTTTGCATGTAGGAACATTATACCATTCTTCCAGTAACAGTGTTCTTGTGATGGTGGTTATTGGTCTGACCAAATCAGAAAGAAAGACCCATTACCTTAGTGCTCTTGGGTTTTCTACAGTCCATTTCTAAAAAGTTCAGCTTTATGTTGGGTTTATGCAGAACTCTGTTTGGTGATTTTAGATAATAATGTCTCTTTTAAAGCTGCTAAAATACTATCTCAACAAATATGTTTTGACTGCATTTTTGGTGATATGAAACAATCTCTTATATGTTAGCATCTGTTCTTCCTattgttttttcccttttgaggTTAGTTTGCTAATTAATCTTCACAGCTCTGGTGCCCGATTGTTTGTGTTTGATTCTTTGCTTCAACATATGATAAtttgtatatttgtatttgatgTTAGAGTATGGTTATCATAATGCTCTGGTTTCTCTGTTGGTCTGTACATTTGGGAGATAAAGGGCTCATTATTTGCACTTGTATAATTTGCTTTTTGGATTTGATTGTTTGATTCAAActattttgaacttttgacGTTAGGTCTTGCTAAAACTGTTTTTTCCCCTGCCCATGTGATGTAGGAAATATAAGCTTGTATCAGGACAAACTAGAGAGGTTCATAGACTTGAGTAAAGGTACATTTGTctctttgaaattttgacatttGTTGTAAATTTCTCATCTTAAAATGTCATCGTGAATGGTGCTGCAAGTGCAAGGGCACTCTTAATCTTACTATGaagattttactttattttaagatgaaagTGACTGGGCTGGGTCATTTAATATGCAGAGCATACTatcatatgctcaaatttgatttttttttagaatctcATTTTCTAATGACAATATTCTTGTGTTGGCTGTAGTTTATTTTCCTCTTAACTGATCATTgcatgattttgaattttttcttcaagCACCACTTCGACCCTCTACTACCTTGAATTATCAGGCTGCAACACGTTTTATTGAGCATTCTTTCCCTGACCTAACCCCAGGTAAAttgttcttttctaatttttatgttCATGAATCTTTAACCATTTTTAGCTCTTTGCATTGAGGGATTGCTCATTTTTTGTACACCAGAAGCTAAGTATGAGAAATATTAGTAGAGGAGAGGGGCCAAAGATGAAGTATCTAGAGGAGTGTCCAATAGAAGCGGAAGTATCAATCATCTGAAAAACAATCGGTTCAAATAGCTGCCAAGGAATTTCTTGAGAAGGCAGCTCGTGAACTTTGATAATAAAGGTGGTTTTAGGGGACCTCTACAGATTTTGAGCCTTTTATGTATAATTCTGGATATCATGGATTCATCTTTCCCTGTGACAGTAACAACTCTTTGAAGGGTTGGGTAGAAGAAAGGTTGGCATCTTTGTATATATGATTCTTGGGTGTGAAGGGTTGGcaaaatgtattatatgaagagtatttgcaaaataaaaaaaaataaaaaaaataaattgtcaaatattattaaaatatataatataatattattattttaattttaagatggctagtccaatgtgggtTCACCTAGCTAAAAGTTGATGTCATAGTTAAAAGTTGagattctagctaaattttggacttggcaatggttaggccattgccaatgctctaaggatAGAACCAAAATTGTAACACTCTTAAAAAGAATTAACAAAGGATATATATCCACTTGTACCAATGTATTAGTCCTAGCACTTATTATATAATGCGTTACTTTACGGCTTAGTTAAATTACCTATTAAAGTGCTCCATTAATTGCCATCTCgtcttgaaatatttatttgaagaaaaaagatacGCATACTACTATTTTCATAtccatattttaaatgagtgatatttttgtaaaataacttataaaattagtgacatcattttataaaaatatctttaatttagaACATGATTATGAAAAAGATTGTACccatatcattatttttatttcaatgcaTGCCCAACATTATTtcttttagagaaaatatatttataaccgtgaattgcgtaaccgccgcgtaatcactttgaaaaaaatgaataaaacatgagacttacatgaaaaaaattaattttttaatagtggacctcactctttttcaaagtgattacgcggcggttacgcacttcacggttgtctGTAGAAATATTTATGTGTCCTAaatttacaaatatcatttttaagaaaattcttgATATTGATGGGGATAATTTTTTGCGTTCAAATGTAAAAACTTCTTGAGgtctggtttggataatgaattgagatgagatgaattgatattatttgtaaatagtagtgagatgtttgagttgagataattagatgagttagaaatagtttgagttaaaatattttatagggttttgagaaatgagagaaaaaaagttaaatacaaatattataaatttaaaatattgttagaatataattttttaatcttatttttattttgagatttgaaaatgttaaattattttttatattttgtttagaagtttgaaaacattgtaataattagatgaaaaaattcaagattttaaattaaaaagtatttatatttatagtgtttgaacattgagatgagataagatttcATCTGTTCAAACGAAtctaatcaaaatataaaaataaggaCGTTGCTACATCTACAGAGGATTTCTACCGAAATCCTTGACCgattagttaaaatatatttttttatttttttaattggtactttcaccattttttaaactattttgatattttttaaaaataaaaaaatcacatattcattaaaaaaactcacttaatcattaagaaaaaaaatttaaaaaaatttcggtGGCCACCTTCAGTGTGACTACCTTATCTAGGAAAAACATTtccctaaaaataataagaaatactAAACCTATCGAAAATTTATCCTGAATGTGTGTTTcgaagtttttttattttatttaataattaagaaaatattttttaataaagttgtgaattttttatttattttttaaatatttatgatgatttaaaatatatatatatatatataaaatctacttttatgGAAACACATTCGGCACAAATTTTGGTTGATGTGTTgctcaaaaataatttaggggtATTCACAGGTCAAACTAGAAAGTCAAAAAGTCAAAAACCACCTCATTTCTCAACGGCTGGAGGACACCAGCGTGTCAGTATCAGGCAAAATACCGTATCTTTTTCTCACACAAATATCTCCCCCAAATTACTAATTTGACCTCTTAAATTTCAGCTAATTTCCCCTAGTACCCACCAACTTATCCGAAATTCAAGATTTCCCCCCAAGTCCTGTGAAATCCTAGGAAAGGAAGCAAATAAAATCGCGCAGCAGATCTGCCATGACATATACCTTTGGAAGGACTTGTATTTCAGGCCGTACGCTCGACTGTTTGAAAGGAAAAGCGTCGCCATCAGACACTTTCTTCATTCCTTGTCGTAGAAAGTCATTGTGAAAGAAAGAGATGCTTGAATTGAGAGGAGGCGCCTGCTTGCCACGGGTGTTGGTGGGTGTCAATGTGGTTCTTGCTCTAGTTGATGCCATTATTGCTGTTCTTGCATTTTATCAGGTTTGTTCTGCTCCTTTTGATTTCGGTTTTAGGTTTTTTTCTCTTGCGTTTTCAAATTTGAGTCCTTTGTGTCTTCTTTGCTTCTTggataagatgatatgatacGGAATGTGGATAGTAAATCTGTATGGAGTGGGACTTGATTGATGGAGTTGGTTTTGCAGAGTGAGTGTGAACGTTTTAGAGTGTTAAAGAGTggaatttgataaaaagaaattggtTTTGCTTGTCGGTTTGGGTGGTTTAGAGTTTGAGCTGGGCCTTTTGCGTTTGTATGATAAATTGTGAATGCGGGTACCATTCATTTTAATGGTTGGGACGGTTGGGTGAAAGAGTAAGAGTATTTGTCATGTTGAGGGAGggtttgctttgattttatgACATTCAATTGAAAGTAAGGGATTTTATGTAAAAAGTTAGTGGACTTCCATTTGAAATTGAGTGAACTGCCATTCAAGTGTTGAAAGTGGGTTAAGGAGACTGTGCAATTTGAATTAGCAGTGGCTATATCTGCTGACAGAATCGTAAAGCCTGGTATTCCTGATAAGAATAACCTCGTCATTCTTATTTGTATGTGATATGTGTATGCTAAATGCCACCTGGAAACTGTATTTGCTAGCCGACTTTAGTTGGCTCTTAGGTGGTTGGTTGCATTATATGTTCGGTATTTCCTGCTTGCTATATTCTTTATCTATTTGTTAAAGTACCAGTCAgaggattattattatttgttaattgataTATGATAAGCTATCTTTGGAATACTCAACCCATCTGAGATCTTGTCCTGACAGCCTGAAAGTCAATGTGTTTAATACAAGAGATGCAATTTGAGGTTTGCTGGGCTGGACCTTGAAGAAATACCAAATAATTGATTGTGTAGAAATGTTCGCTATTGTTGTGACCATGGCATTTAGAACCACTTCACTCAACACAAGAAAGACTATGGTCGGGTGTCTGATTTCTTTTTGGGACATACTCTTATTCCATTTGTGTCGTTGAGCTTTGTTTCAAATGACTGCCCATTAACCCATAAAAGAGGTGGAGAGTTGAATTGTGGATTCAAGATCCATTGAATGCACATGTAACTTACCAATAAAAGTCCCCTTATTCCATTTGCTTTCTCAAGAACTCTCCCCAGCTGACAAAGGCTTAAATCACAGGGTATGCCATGCTGTCCTTGCTTTACATGTAATTTATTTCGGGATCATATATTCCTGTTGAATTATTTGTATCGTGAGTTTAAAGGACCACCATGTCAACTCAGTTTCTTTTCCGTCCACCTTCTCATTTTGGGTTGGCCGAGAGATATTTAATTTTAGGGTTCTGGCTGgacttttctatatatttttgtcattccaaaaattatgattaattaaaatttcattgaaaaagTTCTACTTTCTATTAGCGTATTGAGTTTCTAAAATTACAATGGTAAGTGCACTTAGGATCATGTTGTCAACAAGGGACTGCCTCACCTAATATAgtactcattttttatttattgcttAGGCACAATTATGCTGTCAGTGCTGATTCCATCATGCTGGAAGTTTTCAGTTTTAGTTTTACCCTCATTTGTTTCTGATTGTTGATTGATTATTTACATCAGTTTTAGTCGGTGCATTTGGCaggagagaaatgatagaggCTTCGAAGATCGTGAGAGAACATTggatgagcttaaagttttctttttcaaaactttattgGGCTATAGTTTGTAATGGGCTAAATGTCCATGATCTTCTACTTTTGATTGTAAACTCTAATTAGGTTATTCTCATGTATAGAATTCTATGAATAAagcttcttgattacctataaaaaaataaaataaaaaaattattggaacACATACTTCTAATGTCTACAAAGAATAGCAATAGTTGTCATTAATTGTAAAGGTTTTGAGGTATAATGTTAGTAGTCTGAAGATGTTATGTTAATCCTGCATGTCATTTGAAGTTCTTTTTCTGATTGTCATTTTGCCTGATTGTGATCCAGTTGATAAGGATTCACTTAAGGAATTCACAAGTTGTCTGGACTCGCCAAAAAGTGAGTGATATGCTACATATCATCATACCACACACCTCCAATTGTCTGTGTTAATATGTATGCGTATCTATAATTTAATAATCAACAGGCTTGCTAGATCAATCTAGGAGTTATGATACATGCACATCAATGATGCATAATTTGTTTACTTTCCTgtctaaatttgaagaattttgggAAATCTATTTGTCCTGATGGGATTGGGACTAATCTCAGATATTAAATGCATGTCATAAATATTGATTTCAAGATTTAGGTTAACAATTGAAGTCACCAATCACTTTATGTTGTGCACAATCTTCATGGGATAGATGGATAGACATGGGAAAGATGACTAATGGTAAGGTAAATTAAATGGTGCTGTCTGTAAATGCTGTTTTAGTTTAAGAGGAATCTCTGATATATGATGAATGTGTATGGTTAAGACTTAACTCTTCAACATACATATGTGCATGTGGACTCACATATGTAGACATTTATGAATCTGTATACCTGCAAATATAACTAGTTATATATTGAGTTCCAATTAATCAAATTGGCATATTTTGATACTTATGACTGTCAAAACTGCAGGTGTTTCACCTAATGATTGGATCTTCTAGTATGGGTAAGCGATTGTGTTTTCTCATTCTATCGCCTTCTCCGTTTTGTATTTTACTTCTATTGTAAATTGTTCACTGTGACCCTTTGATGATATTTAATTTATGATTGCctcttttttatgaatataatcaGCCTTTTTGCCATCTTATTCTAATCCATCTTCAATTTTGTGTTAAAAGTTCATTTGATAATTGCTTTCAGCATATAATACTAGTTTTATGACTGTTTTAAGTGCATCATACATCATGCTTGATGAGTGTGGGCTGGTAAAGatagattgatttttttataagtaagataaaAAGATAGATTGAATTTATCCAGTAATCAGCATGatcaattattttcaataagAGCTCCACCTTTCCATGGAAGAATATGTGGCGGAGTAAAGTCCCTTTGGGAGTGGCTTTCTTTCTATGGACGACCGCTTTGGGAAAGATCTTCACcttggataatttgaggaatTCACGAGTATTTGTTttagattggtgttgcatgtgcaagaggAACGGGTAATCAGTGAACCATCTCTTGCTCCATTGTGAAGTAGCCAACTCCCTGTGGAATTT
This genomic interval from Juglans regia cultivar Chandler chromosome 3, Walnut 2.0, whole genome shotgun sequence contains the following:
- the LOC109019868 gene encoding agamous-like MADS-box protein AGL62, with the translated sequence MAVEGKRTRGRQKIEMKRIENEDDRLITFSKRRSGVYKKASELATLCGAEVAVVVFSPAGKPFSFGHPSVESVTSRFLNQNPDPHGDRTHPLVEAHRRVRINELSQQYTELVSQLEVERERGKELQKLTKARPGDDKGWWEAPIEELSCEDVQKMDASLRELYNTVCNCMKEKHAAIAGTFPSSSTFLSGYSAQGTTSSNPLFAANNASGADPSGSGFHPAYGYGVGHF